One Desulfobulbus propionicus DSM 2032 DNA segment encodes these proteins:
- a CDS encoding response regulator transcription factor, with product MKVNEPRHSIVFVTMNESGARPLIDTLRQEEFAVEVRNGNHEALDGGDLRGAELLVFDRGRFSLEELSTFPRVRSVYTGPLMLLIEQIDDMLQVLLYEQGVDDLLVKPVNHLLMLARIRALFRRNGRRPTPENLLFNGLEINRGLRRASYLGEEIPFTSREFDLLWHLANNACTTLDRDHLYKAVFGIEYNGYDRSIDMYVARIRSKMAPYSNLATVIKTVRGTGYLFAAEH from the coding sequence ATGAAGGTCAACGAACCCCGCCATTCCATTGTGTTTGTCACCATGAACGAATCAGGGGCCCGGCCGCTGATCGATACCTTGCGGCAGGAAGAATTTGCCGTCGAGGTCCGCAACGGAAACCACGAGGCTCTCGATGGGGGGGATCTGCGCGGTGCCGAACTGTTGGTTTTTGACCGAGGCAGGTTCAGCCTGGAAGAGCTGTCAACCTTTCCTCGTGTCAGGTCGGTGTATACCGGGCCGCTGATGCTGCTGATCGAGCAGATCGACGACATGCTTCAGGTACTGCTCTATGAACAGGGGGTTGACGATCTCCTGGTCAAGCCGGTCAATCATCTGCTGATGTTGGCCCGTATCCGCGCCCTGTTTCGCCGCAACGGCCGCCGGCCCACCCCGGAAAACCTGCTGTTCAACGGCCTCGAAATCAACCGTGGCCTGCGCCGGGCCTCCTATCTGGGCGAGGAGATTCCCTTTACCTCCCGGGAATTCGATCTGCTCTGGCACTTGGCGAACAACGCCTGCACCACCCTGGATCGGGACCATCTGTACAAGGCGGTCTTCGGCATCGAATACAATGGCTACGATCGTTCCATCGACATGTATGTCGCCCGCATTCGCTCGAAGATGGCCCCGTATTCCAACCTCGCGACCGTGATCAAGACCGTGCGCGGTACCGGCTACTTGTTTGCCGCCGAGCACTGA
- the fliD gene encoding flagellar filament capping protein FliD — protein MSVTFSGLASGIDTASIIESLIEIESAPITTMENTQTYLETKLDTYTEFNTLLDSFYASVTGLNDENDLNSFEVTNNGSEYFTISTTSLANEGTYAVEIVSLAQQQKDVGTNYIVDTDTTALSGSLEIGGETLDYDNVTLSDLVDLLNEGDYGVTASIIDDGTGGGYRLMLTADTAGEEIAISGTGSVELDTAANGHAVTGTKAHLVVDGVDYYSSSNTVTNAIKGSTITLLAVSDDSADNVSIASDAEEVIATQLQAMVEAYNAINTYIDTIYASDSTLANSMKTVQRSLRNYLTGGDLVALGLSTDWETGELSFDSDTFSDAYAKDSGRVTTALLGDDDSEGMMNRLDEYLTEQLDATSGFLVTKETSIEKQISDLDDRITAMETRLEKRQETLEAQFSAMETLISSLNSQGDYLTSFFASYNSSD, from the coding sequence ATGTCCGTCACATTTTCCGGCCTGGCCAGCGGCATCGATACGGCCTCGATCATCGAGTCCCTCATCGAGATCGAAAGCGCGCCCATCACTACGATGGAAAACACCCAGACCTATCTGGAAACCAAGCTGGACACCTACACCGAGTTCAATACCCTGCTCGATAGTTTCTATGCCTCGGTCACGGGGCTCAACGATGAAAACGACCTCAACTCCTTCGAAGTGACCAACAACGGCTCGGAGTATTTCACCATCAGCACCACCAGCCTGGCCAACGAAGGCACCTATGCGGTGGAGATCGTCAGTCTGGCCCAGCAGCAAAAGGATGTCGGCACCAATTACATCGTCGACACCGATACCACCGCCTTAAGCGGTTCCCTGGAGATCGGCGGCGAAACTCTCGACTATGACAACGTCACGCTCAGCGACCTCGTCGATCTGCTCAATGAGGGCGACTACGGCGTCACCGCCTCGATCATCGATGACGGCACGGGTGGCGGCTATCGGTTGATGCTGACCGCCGACACCGCAGGCGAGGAAATTGCCATCAGCGGAACCGGCAGCGTCGAACTGGACACGGCGGCCAACGGGCACGCGGTGACGGGCACCAAGGCCCATCTGGTGGTGGATGGGGTCGATTACTACAGTTCCAGCAACACGGTCACCAATGCGATCAAGGGGTCGACCATCACCCTGCTTGCCGTCAGCGACGACAGCGCCGACAACGTCAGCATCGCCTCCGACGCCGAAGAGGTGATCGCCACCCAACTGCAGGCGATGGTCGAGGCCTACAATGCCATCAACACCTACATCGACACCATCTACGCATCCGATTCCACCCTGGCCAATTCGATGAAAACAGTGCAGCGCAGCCTGCGCAACTATCTGACCGGCGGCGATCTGGTCGCCCTGGGGCTTTCCACGGATTGGGAAACCGGAGAATTGAGTTTTGACAGCGATACCTTCAGCGATGCCTATGCCAAGGATTCCGGGAGGGTCACGACCGCCTTGCTGGGAGATGACGACAGCGAGGGCATGATGAACAGATTGGACGAATATTTGACCGAACAGCTCGACGCCACCAGCGGTTTTCTCGTGACCAAGGAAACTTCGATCGAGAAACAGATTTCTGATCTGGACGATCGGATCACCGCCATGGAAACGCGGCTGGAAAAGCGGCAGGAAACCCTGGAAGCCCAGTTTTCCGCCATGGAAACCCTGATCAGCAGTCTCAATTCCCAGGGAGATTATCTGACCAGTTTCTTTGCAAGCTACAACTCCTCCGATTGA
- a CDS encoding flagellar hook protein FlgE, producing the protein MGLSSALFTAISGLQGSSQAMTVTGNNIANSSTVGFKTSSTVFSDLLSANIASSSGNSQVGRGSQVQTVQTSFSQGGFESTESATDIAIEGSGFFIVGDPLSDTSLYTRNGNFSFDDDGYLVTADGYRVQGSTYNANGVLASGNLSDIQVDLVSQIKAKRTENVTLQTNLDSNSEVLNAGVFDSTAPEDTSNYATTTTVYDSLGTAHLLTCYFTKVNDQTWNWNLTVDGADLTGGTSGVLEIIGSGTLVFDQDGNLSTGSTGTTTSGILTWANGADQTQQLAYVFDTTQFDSDSTVFSQDQDGYASGEVTDVDIAADGTVSAVYSNGETIPVAMIALATFINSDGLDAVGSSLYRETGESGTPTIGYPGASQGTLITQALELSNVDLATEFVDLITIQNAYSANSKVITTTNEMLDELVNLIR; encoded by the coding sequence ATGGGACTTTCCAGCGCGCTCTTCACGGCGATCAGCGGCCTGCAAGGCAGTTCGCAGGCCATGACCGTCACCGGCAACAACATCGCCAACAGCAGTACCGTTGGTTTCAAGACCAGCTCAACCGTTTTCTCGGACCTGCTGTCGGCCAACATCGCCAGCTCCAGCGGCAATTCCCAGGTCGGGCGCGGCTCGCAGGTGCAGACCGTCCAGACCAGCTTCAGTCAGGGCGGCTTCGAGTCCACGGAGAGCGCCACCGACATCGCCATCGAGGGCAGCGGCTTCTTCATCGTCGGCGATCCCCTGAGCGACACCAGCCTCTACACCCGCAACGGCAACTTCAGTTTTGACGACGACGGTTATTTGGTGACCGCCGACGGCTATCGGGTACAGGGCTCGACCTATAACGCCAACGGCGTGCTCGCCAGCGGCAATTTGAGCGACATCCAGGTGGATCTGGTGTCGCAGATCAAAGCCAAGCGGACGGAAAACGTCACCCTGCAAACCAATCTCGATTCCAACTCGGAGGTGCTCAATGCCGGTGTGTTCGACAGCACCGCGCCGGAAGACACCTCCAACTACGCCACCACCACCACCGTCTACGACTCATTGGGCACTGCCCATCTGCTCACCTGCTATTTCACCAAGGTCAACGACCAGACGTGGAACTGGAACCTGACCGTGGACGGCGCGGACCTGACCGGCGGCACCAGCGGCGTGCTCGAAATCATCGGCAGTGGCACCCTGGTGTTCGACCAGGACGGCAACCTGTCCACCGGCAGCACCGGCACTACCACCAGCGGCATCCTCACCTGGGCCAACGGCGCCGACCAGACGCAACAGCTCGCCTATGTCTTTGACACCACCCAGTTCGATAGCGATTCCACGGTCTTTTCCCAGGATCAGGATGGCTACGCTTCCGGCGAGGTCACGGATGTCGATATCGCCGCCGACGGCACGGTCAGCGCCGTGTATTCCAACGGCGAGACCATCCCGGTGGCGATGATCGCCCTGGCCACCTTCATTAACAGCGACGGCCTCGATGCGGTGGGCAGCAGTCTGTACCGGGAGACCGGCGAGTCGGGCACGCCGACCATCGGCTACCCCGGCGCCTCCCAGGGGACCCTGATCACCCAGGCGCTGGAACTTTCCAACGTCGATCTGGCCACGGAATTCGTCGATCTGATCACCATCCAGAACGCCTACTCCGCCAATTCCAAGGTCATCACCACCACCAACGAGATGCTGGACGAACTGGTGAACCTGATACGTTAA
- a CDS encoding alginate export family protein produces the protein MNHHSTFQLTAACASLLLSATLMAGNAQADDAEQTSPLQFYTGENGSYAKVTLEANLGFFTQDNSWFGKSEDNLGKKSDSWWESLIRPGLEASFTLPSTQTLYGRIDAVQANTFGGIDAGGTNVEYGDVDDLRIDNAYAGWRSGNLFSSLGEDFLDISFGRQRYVLGDGFLFSNEGYAGYNRAAYWIGGRNSAEYAGIIRMKSGNWSGDLVYFQADDRAESDTKVGGANVEYAVENVASLGGGFYSIDSDMGKRDSMQVYDIRGGIHPFAFADGIAALKPLRFDAEYVHEDANSDAGTSYGNGNAWHLTASYQFETLAWKPTLSYRYASFDEEYDSLFYGSSDWGSWYQGEILGEYALWNENLDSHMLRLKVQPIDPVTVNLIYYQFMVHEADGLTSDDYADEYNLIVDWAVNDNLSLSLVGAIANPDDAARQLTGGDDNWSYMMLFGCVKF, from the coding sequence ATGAACCACCATTCCACATTCCAGCTCACGGCAGCCTGCGCCTCCCTCCTGCTGTCAGCCACGCTGATGGCCGGCAATGCCCAGGCCGATGACGCCGAGCAAACCAGCCCCCTCCAGTTTTATACCGGAGAAAACGGCAGTTATGCCAAGGTGACCCTTGAAGCCAACCTCGGTTTTTTCACTCAGGACAACTCCTGGTTCGGCAAATCGGAAGACAATCTGGGTAAAAAATCGGATTCCTGGTGGGAATCCCTCATTCGTCCCGGCCTCGAAGCCAGCTTCACCCTGCCCAGTACCCAGACCCTCTACGGCAGGATCGACGCGGTGCAGGCCAACACCTTTGGCGGCATCGATGCCGGCGGCACCAACGTCGAATACGGCGATGTCGATGATCTGCGCATTGACAACGCCTATGCCGGTTGGCGCTCGGGCAACCTGTTCAGTTCCCTGGGCGAGGATTTCCTCGATATCTCCTTTGGCCGCCAGCGGTACGTTCTTGGCGACGGCTTTCTCTTCTCCAATGAAGGTTATGCGGGATACAATCGAGCCGCGTACTGGATCGGCGGCCGCAACAGCGCCGAATATGCCGGCATTATACGCATGAAGAGCGGTAACTGGTCCGGCGACCTGGTCTATTTTCAAGCCGATGACCGTGCGGAATCGGATACCAAGGTTGGTGGCGCCAACGTGGAATACGCGGTGGAAAACGTCGCCTCGCTCGGCGGCGGATTCTATTCGATCGACTCCGACATGGGAAAACGGGATTCCATGCAGGTGTACGACATTCGTGGCGGCATCCATCCCTTTGCCTTTGCCGACGGGATCGCGGCCCTGAAACCGTTGCGGTTCGATGCGGAATACGTGCATGAGGATGCCAATAGCGATGCGGGGACCAGCTACGGAAACGGCAATGCCTGGCATCTCACCGCCAGTTACCAGTTCGAGACCCTTGCGTGGAAACCGACTCTTTCCTACCGCTATGCAAGCTTTGACGAGGAGTATGATTCCCTCTTCTATGGTTCGTCGGATTGGGGCAGCTGGTATCAGGGCGAGATTCTGGGTGAATACGCCTTGTGGAACGAAAATCTGGATTCCCACATGCTGCGCTTGAAGGTGCAGCCGATCGATCCGGTGACCGTCAACCTGATCTATTATCAATTCATGGTTCACGAGGCCGACGGCCTGACCAGCGACGACTATGCCGACGAGTACAATCTGATCGTCGACTGGGCGGTCAACGACAACCTGTCGCTGTCCCTGGTCGGCGCCATCGCCAATCCGGATGACGCGGCACGGCAACTTACCGGCGGTGACGACAACTGGTCGTACATGATGCTGTTCGGGTGCGTTAAATTCTGA
- the flgL gene encoding flagellar hook-associated protein FlgL, translating to MIITRDATAYRSLQTNLGKTSTILNELYVTSSTGTAVAKASDNPSSVGSILGCRSDIVKGERYVENCKHVQDSLANAEISIDSIEGLMTRAKEIAVAGANDSLSTADKATLADEISQLYQELLDLANTQISGKYIFAGYNDQTVPFSGSPVTYNGTGDQQMIEISPGTTVAKNITGDDLFMSPINLFTTLEDLQTALTSGSSADVSAMLTPLEAAAEQVRAQQSALGNTSARMDDMISMHENALLLLKTTLSRHQDADLTEVLAEIAKMETSLEATMQVTARVSSLSLMDYL from the coding sequence ATGATCATCACCCGAGACGCCACCGCCTATCGCTCCCTACAGACCAATCTGGGCAAAACCTCCACCATCCTTAACGAACTGTATGTCACCTCCTCGACCGGTACGGCGGTGGCCAAGGCTTCGGACAACCCTTCCTCGGTCGGGTCGATCCTCGGCTGCCGTTCGGATATCGTCAAGGGCGAACGTTATGTGGAAAACTGCAAGCATGTCCAGGATAGTCTCGCCAATGCGGAGATCTCCATCGACTCGATCGAGGGCCTGATGACCCGGGCCAAGGAGATCGCCGTGGCCGGAGCCAACGACAGCCTGTCCACCGCGGACAAGGCCACCCTGGCCGACGAGATCAGCCAGCTGTACCAGGAACTGCTCGACCTGGCCAATACCCAGATCTCCGGCAAATACATCTTTGCCGGGTACAACGATCAGACCGTGCCTTTTTCCGGTTCGCCGGTCACCTACAACGGCACCGGCGACCAGCAGATGATCGAGATCAGTCCCGGCACCACGGTGGCCAAGAATATCACCGGCGACGACCTGTTCATGAGTCCGATCAACCTGTTCACCACCCTGGAGGATTTGCAGACCGCGCTGACCAGCGGCAGCAGCGCCGATGTTTCCGCCATGCTGACCCCGCTGGAGGCGGCGGCGGAACAGGTCCGCGCCCAGCAGAGCGCGCTTGGCAACACCAGTGCCCGTATGGACGACATGATCAGTATGCATGAGAATGCGCTCTTGTTGCTCAAGACCACGCTTTCCCGTCACCAGGACGCCGATCTCACCGAAGTGCTTGCCGAAATCGCCAAGATGGAAACCTCGTTGGAAGCCACCATGCAGGTCACGGCCCGGGTTTCGTCGCTCAGTCTGATGGACTACCTGTAA
- the flgK gene encoding flagellar hook-associated protein FlgK, whose product MGSLITSLYTGASGIFTSQTAIQVTGNNITNAATEGYSRQTAHVTSSTPLTQGGLTYGTGSAVDAIDRANDAFITRQLMAQSATYGQYEAASTPLADIERILDIGDTGLASAIDSFFDAWEELSTNPSGVAERQQVVQEAADLAYHCNQIAQQLDEVVSGINTSIESAIPDLNDQLRQIADLNQSIMRTELAGGDANTLRDQRDLLVQQASETCGAAAYTDDNGMVCLQLQNGLPLVTGNVAASFSTAQVDGLTQISLTSAGTTFSLDDQDFGGALKGWLEVRDVTLPELHSDLDRLAYTIATDVNDLISTMGGLDQNGNAAIALFSLVAPTNPLANAWDGAAASIAAAFDDPTLIAAGITGTTADNSLCLEIAALRDTTSINGATYAEEYARIAANAGLLVSSNEQLLSSSGDLLDALNSKRDAVSGVSTDEEMVLLIQYQAGYEAASNYISVVKEMLDTLLRM is encoded by the coding sequence GTGGGCAGCCTGATCACGTCCCTCTACACCGGGGCCAGCGGCATATTCACCAGCCAGACGGCCATCCAGGTCACAGGCAACAACATCACCAATGCCGCCACCGAGGGATACTCGCGGCAGACCGCCCATGTCACCAGTTCGACCCCGTTGACCCAGGGGGGGCTGACCTATGGGACCGGCAGCGCGGTGGATGCCATTGATCGGGCCAACGACGCTTTCATCACCAGGCAATTGATGGCCCAGAGCGCCACCTACGGCCAATACGAGGCGGCCAGCACGCCGCTGGCGGACATCGAGCGGATTCTGGACATCGGCGATACGGGCCTTGCCAGTGCCATCGACAGTTTTTTCGATGCCTGGGAAGAGCTGAGCACCAACCCTTCCGGGGTGGCCGAACGGCAGCAGGTTGTCCAGGAGGCAGCTGATCTGGCATACCACTGCAATCAGATCGCACAACAGCTCGATGAGGTGGTCAGCGGCATCAACACCAGCATCGAATCGGCCATTCCGGACCTCAACGATCAGTTGCGGCAGATCGCCGACCTCAACCAATCGATCATGCGGACCGAACTGGCCGGCGGCGACGCCAACACCCTGCGCGACCAGCGCGACCTGTTGGTGCAGCAGGCGAGTGAAACCTGCGGCGCCGCCGCCTATACCGACGACAACGGCATGGTGTGCCTGCAACTGCAAAACGGCCTGCCGCTGGTGACCGGCAATGTCGCCGCCTCGTTCTCCACCGCCCAGGTCGACGGTCTGACCCAGATCAGCCTGACCAGCGCCGGAACCACGTTCAGTCTCGATGATCAGGACTTCGGCGGCGCATTGAAGGGATGGCTTGAAGTGCGCGACGTCACGCTTCCCGAGCTGCACAGTGACCTCGACCGGCTGGCCTACACCATCGCCACCGATGTCAACGATCTGATTTCGACCATGGGCGGTCTCGATCAGAACGGCAACGCGGCCATTGCCCTGTTTTCCCTGGTCGCTCCCACCAACCCCTTGGCCAATGCCTGGGACGGGGCGGCGGCCTCCATCGCCGCCGCTTTCGACGATCCGACCCTGATCGCCGCCGGCATCACCGGGACCACGGCTGACAACAGCCTTTGCCTGGAAATCGCCGCCCTGCGCGATACCACAAGCATCAACGGCGCGACCTATGCCGAGGAATATGCGCGGATCGCGGCCAATGCCGGCCTGTTGGTGAGCAGCAACGAACAACTGCTCAGCTCCAGTGGCGATCTGCTGGATGCGCTCAACTCCAAACGCGATGCCGTCTCCGGCGTGTCCACCGACGAGGAGATGGTGCTGCTGATTCAGTATCAGGCCGGGTATGAAGCGGCCTCCAACTACATTTCCGTGGTCAAGGAAATGCTCGACACTCTCTTGCGCATGTGA
- a CDS encoding bifunctional 5,10-methylenetetrahydrofolate dehydrogenase/5,10-methenyltetrahydrofolate cyclohydrolase, whose product MPAQIISGSETAKAIREEIAAEVARLKTAHGLVPGLVTILVGEDPASQSYVAAKNKTAHALGIHSEQVTLPAATSEAELLGIVADYNRNPAIHGILVQLPLPRHIDEAKVLFAIDPDKDVDGFHPVNVGKMMLGERCFLPCTPHGILELLQRSGTETSGAEVVVVGRSNIVGKPIANLMLQKRAGGNATVTICHTRTRDMAFHTRRADILIVAAGVAKMIKGDQIKEGAVIIDVGVNRIGQTESGKALLAGDVDFDSVVGKAGAITPVPGGVGPMTITMLMKNTLQAAKQAAGIE is encoded by the coding sequence ATGCCTGCACAGATCATCAGCGGTAGTGAAACCGCCAAGGCCATTCGCGAAGAGATCGCCGCCGAAGTTGCCCGCCTCAAAACCGCCCATGGGCTGGTACCCGGGCTGGTGACCATCCTGGTCGGCGAGGACCCTGCCTCCCAATCCTACGTGGCCGCCAAGAACAAGACCGCCCATGCCTTGGGCATCCATTCCGAGCAGGTGACCCTGCCCGCCGCCACCAGCGAGGCCGAACTGCTGGGCATTGTTGCTGACTACAACCGCAATCCGGCTATCCACGGCATTCTGGTGCAACTGCCCCTGCCGCGCCACATCGACGAGGCCAAGGTGTTGTTCGCCATCGATCCGGACAAGGATGTGGACGGCTTTCACCCGGTCAACGTCGGCAAGATGATGCTCGGCGAACGCTGCTTCCTGCCCTGCACCCCGCATGGCATCCTCGAACTGTTGCAGCGCTCCGGCACCGAAACCTCGGGCGCCGAGGTGGTGGTGGTCGGCCGCTCCAACATCGTCGGCAAGCCGATCGCCAACCTGATGCTGCAGAAGCGGGCCGGCGGCAACGCCACGGTGACCATCTGCCATACCCGCACCCGCGACATGGCCTTCCACACCCGCCGTGCCGACATCCTGATCGTGGCCGCCGGGGTGGCCAAGATGATTAAGGGCGATCAGATCAAGGAGGGCGCGGTAATTATCGATGTCGGCGTCAACCGCATTGGTCAAACGGAGAGCGGCAAGGCCCTCCTCGCCGGTGATGTCGATTTCGATTCGGTGGTCGGCAAGGCCGGCGCCATTACCCCGGTGCCCGGCGGCGTCGGCCCGATGACCATCACCATGCTGATGAAAAACACCCTCCAGGCCGCCAAGCAGGCGGCGGGGATCGAGTAG
- a CDS encoding HD-GYP domain-containing protein, whose translation MACLNNIDFHLFIESLTRTIEIKDVYTAGHSRRVSEIAELIGKGLHLSKEHCDSIHVLGHLHDIGKIGIAEGILMKSGKLSPAEYQVMQQHAVIGASIFDNLPGLEKLGAIIRHHHERFDGKGYPDNLRHDQIPLESAIIALADSFDAMTTFRPYKSALTVEQAFVEIERNRGTQFHPDLCDLFLDLFASRQDMLPTPISSRDPVDPLAYVPPAANEDRHLLELFCR comes from the coding sequence ATGGCCTGTTTGAATAACATTGATTTTCACCTGTTCATTGAAAGTCTGACCCGGACCATCGAAATCAAGGATGTGTACACCGCTGGCCATTCACGGAGGGTTTCCGAGATCGCCGAACTGATTGGCAAGGGACTGCATCTGTCGAAAGAACACTGCGATTCTATCCATGTGCTGGGGCACCTTCATGATATCGGCAAGATCGGCATCGCCGAGGGCATCCTGATGAAGTCGGGCAAGTTGAGTCCGGCCGAATACCAGGTGATGCAGCAGCATGCGGTGATCGGTGCCTCTATTTTTGACAACCTGCCCGGACTGGAAAAACTGGGCGCCATTATCCGCCACCACCATGAACGGTTCGATGGCAAGGGATATCCGGACAACCTCCGTCACGATCAAATTCCCCTGGAATCGGCGATCATTGCCCTGGCCGATTCTTTTGACGCCATGACCACCTTCCGGCCCTACAAATCGGCTCTGACCGTGGAACAGGCGTTCGTGGAAATCGAGCGCAACCGAGGCACCCAGTTTCACCCCGATCTCTGCGACCTGTTTCTCGATCTGTTCGCCAGTCGTCAGGACATGCTGCCGACGCCGATCTCCTCCCGGGATCCGGTGGACCCCTTGGCATACGTTCCCCCCGCAGCCAACGAGGACAGGCATCTGCTGGAACTGTTCTGTCGCTGA